Proteins encoded by one window of Thermobaculum terrenum ATCC BAA-798:
- a CDS encoding acetyl-CoA carboxylase carboxyltransferase subunit alpha — MSENSKTAWDRVQTARRADRPKTLDYINALIDPWFEMHGDRAYADDAAMVGGIGRFRGRAVVVLGHQRGSDTKENLRRNFGMPRPEGYRKAKRIMELAAKFSYPLICFIDTPAADPGMQSEERGQAQAIAACLYTMANLPVPVVATVIGEGGSGGALAISVADRLYMMENAIYSVASPEASATILWHDASKAPLAAEAMKITAQHLLEFGIIDGVVPEPDEGAHAEPAAAIATLGDYIASALSELDAKYRNGRAYKASALIADRLEKYRRIGKWQEESRAALSEIQPSS, encoded by the coding sequence TTGTCCGAGAACTCCAAGACAGCCTGGGATAGAGTGCAGACGGCGCGCAGGGCCGACAGGCCCAAGACGCTCGACTACATCAACGCTCTTATCGATCCGTGGTTCGAGATGCACGGGGACAGGGCTTACGCCGACGATGCTGCCATGGTGGGAGGTATAGGCCGGTTCCGTGGCCGTGCCGTGGTGGTGCTTGGCCACCAGAGGGGCAGCGACACGAAGGAGAACCTGAGGCGGAACTTCGGCATGCCTCGTCCTGAGGGGTATCGGAAGGCTAAGCGGATCATGGAGCTGGCTGCCAAGTTCTCGTATCCCTTGATCTGCTTCATAGACACTCCTGCCGCGGATCCTGGCATGCAGTCCGAGGAGAGGGGGCAGGCGCAGGCGATCGCTGCCTGTCTGTACACCATGGCCAACCTTCCTGTGCCCGTGGTTGCGACGGTCATAGGCGAAGGCGGCAGCGGAGGGGCTCTGGCCATAAGCGTAGCGGATCGCCTGTACATGATGGAGAACGCCATCTACTCTGTGGCCTCGCCGGAGGCCAGTGCGACTATCCTGTGGCATGATGCCAGCAAGGCGCCGCTTGCCGCGGAGGCCATGAAGATCACAGCGCAGCATCTGCTGGAGTTTGGGATCATCGATGGGGTAGTGCCTGAGCCGGACGAGGGGGCACACGCCGAGCCAGCAGCGGCCATAGCAACGCTGGGGGACTACATCGCCAGTGCGTTGAGCGAGCTTGACGCGAAATACCGGAACGGTCGGGCATACAAAGCCTCTGCCCTGATAGCCGACAGGCTGGAG
- the accD gene encoding acetyl-CoA carboxylase, carboxyltransferase subunit beta: protein MRDFFRRHSPTFHPAQENRDIPDDLWVKCTKCKELLYHRELENNEMVCPRCGHHFRLRVHQRVRYLVDEGSFEEQFACIFPDDPLGFEANGETYLGKVREKQRETGIADAMVVGTAKIEGHPLVLAVSDFSFMGASMGSVYGEKLVRAVGLALQRQLPILTVSSSGGARMQEGIFSLMQMAKTVAAFAELGRRGLPHISLLTDPCFGGVTASYAMTADVILAEPKALIGFAGPRVIEQITRQKLPPGFQTAEFCLEHGMIDMVVPRRDLRPVIGNLLTIFDREGS, encoded by the coding sequence TTGAGGGATTTCTTCCGTCGTCATAGCCCAACTTTTCACCCTGCTCAGGAGAACAGGGACATCCCAGATGATCTCTGGGTGAAGTGCACCAAGTGCAAGGAGCTGCTGTATCATCGTGAGCTCGAAAACAACGAGATGGTGTGTCCTCGGTGTGGGCACCATTTCCGCCTGAGGGTGCATCAGCGGGTCAGGTACCTGGTGGACGAAGGCTCTTTCGAGGAGCAGTTTGCATGCATCTTCCCGGACGATCCTCTGGGGTTTGAGGCCAACGGTGAGACTTACCTCGGAAAGGTTCGCGAGAAGCAGAGGGAGACAGGAATTGCGGACGCCATGGTGGTGGGCACTGCCAAGATCGAGGGTCACCCATTGGTGCTGGCGGTAAGCGACTTCAGCTTCATGGGCGCGAGCATGGGCTCGGTGTACGGGGAGAAGCTGGTCAGGGCGGTGGGCCTGGCTTTGCAGAGGCAGCTTCCCATACTCACGGTATCGTCCTCTGGGGGCGCCCGCATGCAGGAGGGGATCTTCTCGCTGATGCAGATGGCCAAGACGGTGGCGGCGTTTGCGGAGCTGGGTAGGCGAGGGCTGCCGCACATATCTCTCCTGACGGACCCCTGCTTTGGGGGTGTGACGGCCAGCTATGCGATGACTGCGGACGTGATCCTGGCTGAGCCCAAGGCGCTCATAGGCTTTGCGGGTCCCAGGGTCATAGAGCAGATAACCAGGCAGAAGCTGCCGCCAGGGTTCCAGACGGCCGAGTTCTGCCTGGAGCACGGCATGATCGATATGGTGGTCCCGCGGAGGGATCTGCGACCGGTTATAGGCAATTTGTTGACCATATTTGATCGGGAGGGGAGCTAG
- a CDS encoding ABC transporter permease, whose product MKDIENTTWRRAGQMAKVKYAELPLPAFASFLQLIVNRLRGQIYLVLVAWLGLTLAVGLVTSIPMYSEWAGYKALLRNLEQSNEDSNIPPFSLIYGYQGSSGPSMTWNDYHKADQQIGSVQQLGLSLPVLKQVKYAATERMRVFSSDGKVEITGQRFAFVTDLYPNITLVAGSLPKPWSGRGPVDVLITQYASDTYTMLVGDLYWLSTTTPSGQVNIPIRIAGVWRPSNPASDFWFYPPEAFNSMVLVPEESFEAALRNYPLISYATWYFAFDHAGIRSSRSQQIINSLNEATERIRRALPGAEIVKSPEQALVQQKRQVSILSITLLLFSLPLVALVLYFIWQMAGMLIQRQQQEIAVLRSRGISRLQMVFLSIGDAIFLGVAAVIVGVPLGLVIAQVMAWTRSFLDFDRLPDVPVQMLGESWYHGALVAAWVVPALMFPAMGASRWTIVSYKQERARAEKPPFWKRAYLDILLLIPALYGTYLLRSQGLIGVPGLTEAANDPFRNPLIILAPSLLVFSLALLALRLLPIVLRIMAWVSKYTRGVAVIIMNYLSRSTYSYTPPILMMLLTISLAIFTASIAKTMDSYSSLSARYSTGADLKLVYTCAGPNQFGGSSQFPGQSQSDCAPTDYVYLPVDDYLKIRGVQAVTRVAKSDTLVDLPGGDTFRATFMGVDRITLAGVIDRAWRDDYAGESLGGLLNRLAYDPSAVIVSRDIAQQEGLRVGDRITLTMDDLGTSVKVPAIVVGTTKYFPTLYPQDGPFVIGNLDYSFDQQGSPYPFEIWMKLGPNPDMNGIVAAAFDAGLVVSKESPRSIISSEQSTPSRQGLFGVLSIGFIAAGLVTTAGLLMYTLASFRRRAVEISILRAIGLGSGRVATLLTLEQLLVVGIGAVGGTILGIAASELFIPLLQIKTGRYSGTPPFIVELAWDRVVLVDLVVAILLLVTIAVTYVFMRRMKIFEAVKLGETV is encoded by the coding sequence ATGAAAGATATAGAGAATACTACCTGGAGAAGAGCCGGGCAGATGGCTAAGGTGAAATATGCGGAATTGCCGTTGCCGGCGTTCGCTTCTTTCCTGCAGCTGATAGTCAACAGACTAAGAGGACAGATATATCTCGTGCTTGTGGCCTGGCTGGGGCTTACCCTGGCGGTAGGATTGGTCACCAGCATACCCATGTACTCCGAGTGGGCGGGTTATAAAGCTCTGCTGCGTAATCTCGAGCAGTCCAACGAAGACAGTAACATCCCGCCATTCTCGCTTATCTATGGCTATCAGGGGTCTTCTGGGCCTTCCATGACGTGGAACGACTACCACAAAGCCGATCAGCAGATAGGGTCTGTCCAGCAGTTAGGCCTATCTCTGCCGGTACTCAAGCAGGTCAAGTATGCGGCTACCGAGAGGATGAGGGTCTTTTCCAGCGACGGTAAGGTCGAGATCACTGGGCAGAGATTTGCCTTCGTGACGGACCTTTACCCCAACATAACGCTCGTTGCTGGGAGTCTTCCGAAGCCGTGGAGTGGCAGAGGGCCCGTGGACGTCCTGATTACCCAGTACGCCTCCGACACGTACACGATGCTGGTGGGGGATCTGTACTGGCTTAGCACGACCACTCCTTCCGGGCAGGTCAATATCCCGATAAGGATAGCTGGCGTATGGCGTCCCAGCAACCCCGCAAGCGACTTCTGGTTTTACCCTCCGGAGGCCTTCAACTCCATGGTGCTGGTACCTGAGGAGTCTTTTGAGGCTGCATTGAGGAACTATCCCCTTATCAGCTATGCTACCTGGTATTTTGCCTTTGATCACGCTGGTATCAGGAGCTCGCGGTCGCAACAGATCATCAATAGCCTGAACGAGGCCACGGAGAGGATACGCAGGGCACTGCCCGGGGCGGAGATAGTCAAGAGTCCGGAGCAAGCCCTGGTGCAGCAGAAACGGCAGGTAAGCATCCTGAGCATAACTCTTCTGCTGTTCAGCCTGCCGCTGGTTGCGTTGGTGCTCTACTTTATATGGCAGATGGCTGGGATGCTGATCCAGCGGCAGCAGCAGGAGATAGCGGTGCTGAGAAGCAGGGGTATCTCGCGCCTGCAGATGGTATTCCTTTCTATAGGGGATGCCATCTTCCTTGGGGTGGCTGCAGTGATCGTGGGGGTACCTCTGGGCCTGGTGATCGCGCAGGTCATGGCCTGGACGAGGTCTTTTCTTGACTTTGACAGGCTTCCGGACGTGCCCGTGCAGATGCTGGGTGAGAGCTGGTACCACGGAGCTCTGGTGGCTGCCTGGGTGGTACCGGCGTTGATGTTCCCGGCAATGGGCGCCTCCAGGTGGACGATAGTATCCTACAAGCAGGAGCGAGCGCGTGCGGAGAAGCCTCCCTTCTGGAAGAGGGCTTATCTGGACATACTGCTGCTCATTCCCGCCTTGTATGGGACGTACCTGCTGCGCTCCCAGGGGTTGATAGGCGTACCAGGGCTCACAGAGGCCGCTAACGACCCCTTCCGCAATCCCCTGATAATCCTTGCGCCTTCCCTGCTGGTGTTTTCTCTTGCTCTCCTGGCTTTGAGGCTGCTGCCGATTGTGCTGCGCATCATGGCCTGGGTGAGCAAGTACACTCGGGGTGTCGCGGTGATCATAATGAACTACCTGTCCCGCAGCACCTATAGCTACACCCCGCCGATATTGATGATGCTCCTGACGATATCTCTGGCTATATTTACCGCCTCGATAGCCAAGACGATGGACTCTTACTCCAGCCTCAGTGCTCGCTACAGCACGGGTGCTGACCTGAAGCTGGTGTACACCTGTGCTGGCCCTAACCAGTTTGGGGGCTCCTCCCAGTTCCCTGGGCAGTCCCAGTCGGATTGTGCTCCTACGGACTATGTCTATCTGCCGGTGGACGACTACCTGAAGATAAGGGGAGTGCAAGCCGTGACCAGGGTGGCAAAGAGCGATACCCTGGTGGATCTGCCGGGGGGAGATACTTTTCGAGCTACATTTATGGGAGTCGACAGGATAACGCTCGCGGGGGTGATCGACAGGGCCTGGCGTGACGACTACGCTGGCGAGTCCCTGGGGGGCTTGCTGAATCGTCTGGCCTACGATCCGTCCGCGGTAATAGTGTCCAGGGATATAGCGCAGCAGGAAGGGTTGCGGGTGGGCGACAGGATCACTCTTACGATGGACGACCTGGGGACGTCTGTCAAGGTGCCGGCCATTGTGGTAGGTACCACCAAGTACTTTCCCACTCTCTACCCACAGGATGGGCCGTTCGTGATAGGCAACCTGGACTACTCGTTCGACCAGCAGGGCTCGCCCTATCCTTTCGAGATATGGATGAAGCTGGGTCCTAACCCCGACATGAACGGCATAGTGGCTGCGGCATTCGATGCGGGGCTGGTGGTATCGAAGGAGTCGCCTCGTAGCATCATAAGCAGCGAGCAGAGCACTCCCTCTCGCCAGGGGTTGTTCGGGGTTCTATCCATCGGGTTCATAGCTGCGGGGCTGGTCACCACCGCCGGGTTGTTGATGTATACTCTAGCATCCTTCCGTCGCAGGGCTGTGGAGATCAGCATACTGAGGGCGATAGGCCTTGGTTCGGGGCGCGTGGCGACCTTGCTGACTCTGGAGCAGCTGCTGGTGGTGGGCATAGGTGCCGTTGGGGGGACGATCCTGGGGATAGCTGCCTCGGAACTGTTCATCCCTCTGCTACAGATCAAGACGGGCAGGTACTCGGGTACACCGCCGTTCATAGTCGAGCTTGCCTGGGACAGGGTCGTGCTGGTGGATCTAGTTGTGGCCATACTCCTGCTCGTTACTATAGCCGTCACGTACGTCTTCATGCGAAGGATGAAGATCTTCGAGGCGGTGAAGCTGGGAGAAACTGTATAG
- a CDS encoding helix-turn-helix domain-containing protein encodes MKLTMDVNEVMQQKGMDAAKLAEAANIPPSLADQILQGQSVQLDLPTLSRICTVLGVLPHQIVKSVEEKQPSASEGKWPRSIEEEAAVVGTTATSEPEEPEQTTETKII; translated from the coding sequence ATGAAGCTGACGATGGACGTAAACGAAGTGATGCAGCAGAAGGGGATGGATGCCGCAAAGCTCGCAGAGGCCGCTAACATCCCACCTTCATTGGCAGATCAGATCCTGCAGGGGCAATCCGTGCAGCTAGACCTGCCAACCCTCAGCAGGATCTGCACGGTGCTCGGTGTACTGCCTCACCAGATAGTGAAGTCGGTCGAGGAGAAGCAACCAAGCGCCTCGGAGGGCAAATGGCCCAGATCAATAGAGGAAGAAGCCGCAGTCGTGGGCACAACCGCCACAAGCGAGCCCGAAGAACCCGAACAAACGACAGAGACGAAGATCATCTGA
- a CDS encoding ABC transporter ATP-binding protein, whose protein sequence is MSNNGKQDNNILLEVRGLKKHFPIHGGLLRRVVGYVKAVDGIDLYVREGETLGLVGESGCGKSTTGRTIIRLLDPTDGEIIFNDPDMGPVHVEQLQGEQLRRLRRNMQMIFQDPFSSLDPRMTVGRIIAEPLVINKVAKGRALKDRVAELLTEVGLRPEYASRYPHAFSGGQRQRIGIARALALNPKLIICDEPVSALDVSVQAQVLNLLEELQERYNLTYIFVAHDLSVVEHISDRVAVMYVGYVVEMAPTEELYTNPKMPYTEALLAAIPKPDPRNRTRPIRLPGDVPSPANPPSGCYFHPRCPYAQEICKRERPPLRLVGPDHWAACHFAEELNLKGIPKLGELPVTAAESMEEAGRMQAGKARPAGQE, encoded by the coding sequence ATGAGCAACAATGGCAAGCAGGACAACAACATACTGTTGGAAGTAAGAGGTCTGAAGAAGCATTTCCCCATCCATGGTGGGTTGCTGCGCCGGGTGGTAGGTTACGTCAAAGCCGTGGATGGTATAGACCTCTACGTGCGAGAGGGAGAGACGCTTGGCCTGGTAGGTGAGTCTGGCTGCGGTAAGAGCACTACGGGCAGGACTATAATCAGGCTGCTTGACCCCACGGACGGGGAGATTATATTCAACGATCCGGATATGGGGCCCGTGCATGTTGAGCAGCTGCAAGGTGAGCAGCTCCGACGCCTTCGCCGCAACATGCAGATGATCTTCCAGGATCCGTTCTCCTCGCTCGACCCAAGGATGACTGTAGGAAGGATCATAGCGGAGCCTCTGGTCATCAACAAGGTGGCCAAGGGGAGGGCTCTGAAGGATCGAGTTGCCGAGCTGCTGACCGAGGTGGGGCTCAGGCCGGAGTACGCAAGCCGTTATCCCCATGCCTTCAGCGGTGGTCAGAGGCAGCGTATAGGTATCGCGCGGGCATTGGCCCTGAACCCGAAGCTGATTATCTGCGACGAGCCTGTGTCTGCTCTCGACGTATCTGTACAGGCTCAGGTGCTCAACCTTCTTGAGGAGCTGCAGGAGAGGTATAACCTTACTTATATCTTCGTGGCCCACGATCTGAGTGTCGTGGAACACATCTCCGATCGGGTGGCCGTGATGTACGTGGGTTATGTGGTGGAGATGGCTCCCACCGAGGAGCTATATACTAATCCGAAGATGCCTTATACCGAAGCATTGCTGGCAGCTATACCTAAGCCAGATCCCAGGAATCGTACCCGTCCAATAAGGCTGCCAGGAGATGTTCCCAGCCCGGCCAATCCACCTTCTGGATGTTATTTCCATCCGAGGTGTCCGTATGCTCAGGAGATATGCAAGAGGGAGAGGCCACCCCTGAGACTGGTGGGTCCTGACCACTGGGCGGCCTGTCACTTTGCGGAGGAGCTCAATCTCAAGGGTATTCCCAAGCTTGGCGAGCTACCTGTTACCGCAGCTGAGAGCATGGAAGAGGCAGGAAGAATGCAGGCGGGCAAGGCACGACCTGCAGGCCAGGAGTAG
- a CDS encoding ABC transporter ATP-binding protein — protein MAEPVIKNQVKTTESTPQEADYVVEVKDLYLNFYTQVGVVRALNGVSFSIPRGKVLGIVGESGCGKSQTGLSILQLVPPPGRIEKGQILFKRNPDDEPIDILKLGRNSDEMRNIRGDDISMIFQEPMTSLNPVYTIGDQIMEAILLHQTPDKKEARRRAVDILRRVGMPNPERIADSYPHELSGGMRQRAMIALALSCTPVLLIADEPTTALDVTTEAVILDLMRELQAEIGTSIMFVTHNMGVVAQMCDEVAVMYLGRVVERAPVDDIFYNPKHPYTIALLRSIPRIGQKKRKRLEVIKGSVPDPYSTVTGCPFHPRCPNFMPGLCDKVLPAETPVNGDTKHTVRCHLYPGSVEVPSQASTHGGAAVAS, from the coding sequence ATGGCTGAACCTGTAATAAAAAATCAAGTGAAGACCACGGAAAGTACCCCACAAGAAGCCGACTATGTGGTGGAAGTCAAGGATCTCTACCTTAATTTCTACACTCAGGTAGGGGTCGTTCGAGCCCTGAACGGGGTAAGCTTCAGCATACCCAGGGGAAAGGTGCTGGGTATAGTAGGTGAGAGTGGTTGCGGCAAGAGCCAGACCGGGCTCTCCATCCTGCAGCTGGTGCCGCCTCCTGGAAGGATAGAAAAGGGTCAGATTCTATTTAAGCGAAATCCTGATGATGAGCCTATAGACATCCTTAAGTTGGGGCGCAACAGTGATGAGATGCGCAACATACGAGGTGACGATATCTCCATGATCTTCCAGGAGCCGATGACATCCCTTAACCCGGTGTACACAATCGGCGACCAGATAATGGAGGCTATATTACTCCACCAGACACCCGATAAAAAAGAGGCTCGCAGGAGAGCCGTAGATATACTTCGAAGGGTGGGCATGCCTAACCCTGAGAGGATAGCAGATAGTTATCCTCATGAGCTGAGCGGTGGCATGCGCCAGCGCGCAATGATAGCGCTTGCTCTATCCTGTACGCCTGTGCTGCTGATAGCAGACGAGCCCACTACGGCGCTCGATGTGACGACGGAGGCAGTGATTCTTGACCTGATGAGGGAGCTGCAGGCAGAGATAGGCACTTCGATCATGTTCGTGACGCACAATATGGGCGTCGTGGCTCAGATGTGTGACGAGGTTGCAGTGATGTACTTGGGGCGTGTAGTAGAGAGAGCTCCAGTGGATGACATATTCTACAACCCCAAGCACCCGTATACGATAGCTCTACTGAGGTCTATCCCCAGGATCGGGCAAAAGAAGAGGAAGAGGCTTGAGGTGATCAAGGGCAGCGTTCCGGACCCCTACTCGACCGTGACTGGATGCCCGTTCCATCCCAGATGTCCAAACTTCATGCCGGGGCTTTGCGATAAGGTGCTTCCTGCGGAGACCCCTGTGAACGGGGACACAAAGCATACCGTGAGATGTCACCTGTACCCGGGAAGCGTGGAAGTGCCATCTCAGGCTTCTACACATGGAGGCGCTGCGGTGGCCAGCTAA